GCAAATGCAGGAGCAGATGCAGAAAAACACCGAGCAGGTACTGGGGGCCTTTGGCATTAAGCGGCCCTGAATGTCCTGCCGTCACCGATAGCTGGGACAATAGAGGCATATGAGCGAAGTTGCCTCCCCCGAACGTACGGCCATGCCGACCGCCCCCAAGGTCGGTTTCGTGAGCCTGGGCTGCCCCAAGGCCCTGACCGATTCCGAACTGATCCTGACCCAGCTGAGTGCCGAGGGTTATCAAACCGCCAAGACTTTCGAAGGTGCCGATCTGGTGATCGTCAACACCTGCGGCTTCATCGACGATGCCGTGAAGGAGAGTCTGGACACCATTGGCGAAGCGCTGGCCGAGAATGGCCGTGTGATCGTTACTGGCTGTCTGGGCGCCAAGACTGGCGACCAGGGCGGCAATCTGGTGCGCCAGATGCATCCGAGCGTGCTGGCCGTGACCGGCCCGCACGCCACGCAGGAAGTGATGGATGCGGTGCACGCCAATCTGCCGAAGCCGCATGACCCATTCGTCGACCTGGTGCCGAACACTTTCGGTATCGCCGGCCTCAAGCTGACGCCTCGCCACTATGCGTACCTGAAGATCAGCGAGGGCTGCAATCATCGCTGCACCTTCTGCATCATTCCCTCGATGCGCGGCGACCTCGTGTCGCGGCCGGTCGGCGACGTGTTGAACGAAGCAAAGGCCTTGTTCGAAGGCGGCGTGAAAGAGCTGCTGGTGATCAGCCAGGACACCTCGGCCTATGGCGTCGACGTGAAATACCGCACCGGGTTCTGGGATGGCAAGCCGGTCAAGACCCGCATGCTCGAATTGGTGCGCACACTGGGTGAAATCGCCGAGCCGTATGGCGCCTGGGTTCGCCTGCACTACGTGTACCCGTACCCGAGCGTCGACGAGATCATTCCGTCGATGGCGAGCGGTCAGGTGCTGCCGTACCTCGACGTTCCTTTGCAGCATAGCCATCCCGATGTGCTGAAGCGCATGAAGCGCCCGGCCAGTGGTGAAAAAAATCTGGAGCGGCTGGCGCGCTGGCGCGAGGTGTGCCCGGAGCTCGTGATTCGCAGTACCTTCATCGCTGGCTTCCCCGGCGAGACGGAGCAGGAATTCGAGCATCTGCTCGAATTCATCCGTGAAGCCGAAATCGACCGTGCCGGTTGCTTTGCCTACAGCCCGGTGGCAGGTGCTACCGCCAACGATATTCCGGGCATGCTGCCCGAAGCCGAGCGCGAGGCGCGCCGCGCGCGTTTCATGGAGGTGGCTGAGGCCGTGTCGATCGCCAAGCTGCAAAGGCGCATCGGCTCGACGATGCAGGTGCTGGTCGATTCGGCGCCCGGCATGGGTCGCAAGGGCGGAGTGGGGCGCACGTATGCCGATGCGCCGGAGATCGACGGCACGGTTCGCCTGCTGCCGCCCGAGAAGATCAGCAAGACGCTGAAGGTGGGTGAGTTCACCCGCGCGCGCATCGTGGGTGCCGAGGGCCACGACCTGATCGCATTGCCCGTTTGATGCGGATTCGAATGGACAAGAAAAAAGCCACCGGAGGCCGGTGGCTTGAATCGAATGACCTGGTAAGGGTCTGCTTGAATTTGGTGCCCAGAAGAGGACTCGAACCTCCACGATGTTACTCGCTAGTACCTGAAACTAGTGCGTCTACCA
This is a stretch of genomic DNA from Variovorax paradoxus. It encodes these proteins:
- the rimO gene encoding 30S ribosomal protein S12 methylthiotransferase RimO → MSEVASPERTAMPTAPKVGFVSLGCPKALTDSELILTQLSAEGYQTAKTFEGADLVIVNTCGFIDDAVKESLDTIGEALAENGRVIVTGCLGAKTGDQGGNLVRQMHPSVLAVTGPHATQEVMDAVHANLPKPHDPFVDLVPNTFGIAGLKLTPRHYAYLKISEGCNHRCTFCIIPSMRGDLVSRPVGDVLNEAKALFEGGVKELLVISQDTSAYGVDVKYRTGFWDGKPVKTRMLELVRTLGEIAEPYGAWVRLHYVYPYPSVDEIIPSMASGQVLPYLDVPLQHSHPDVLKRMKRPASGEKNLERLARWREVCPELVIRSTFIAGFPGETEQEFEHLLEFIREAEIDRAGCFAYSPVAGATANDIPGMLPEAEREARRARFMEVAEAVSIAKLQRRIGSTMQVLVDSAPGMGRKGGVGRTYADAPEIDGTVRLLPPEKISKTLKVGEFTRARIVGAEGHDLIALPV